The Montipora capricornis isolate CH-2021 chromosome 1, ASM3666992v2, whole genome shotgun sequence genome contains a region encoding:
- the LOC138047083 gene encoding uncharacterized protein isoform X1 encodes MATGNRLVDCEERGCSICRTTEFELKCLPCAHNVCTECLHNVTDDLSGRTPSVYCPVDSSEFPLKSINGIDSLPTKGRLVEVEVSSGIDGYFLHWSPDMGSNVRDDTSDNPEMHELLTYTQEYRNDLADTIRNMEHGIQASLSLQEERVKEEIRSTSEALVKVISAKEQELYQEVDRVIEAEKKGGQQEVADFALQAHHIIQVVEVNHAKFKEGRRDESLMKQVHTELQAVKKHKSVLDEKLKCVSEISFVPNEYCFEAPLGRVKCNRPAKEQEIPRRKSMEDGPSRRSSTQGQLKRKPSQVFRVIVPPSPLLEKFRPWALSVSETGHIAVVDRGNNCIHIFNPKGDFLRYVAKPYGSKSVELYGVTFVSRNTFALAEYSPSPGSGCLLEMSISGEHLRIIGNLKGPAHVTSFPSTSNACKSVIAVYYTNSFDSPDVFVARDEQKVCLPLGRNALSRPQKGVFLKEKLIFSDSNEVRNKGCVKVFHSDGRFSHCFGEQPLWNEESLGHPLRIAADPVNCYLLVYQQFSNRMRVFDVTGACISEFATISGLLDFAISPEGRLIGTCSNNSEFPNSVVILSYM; translated from the coding sequence ATGGCTACTGGTAATCGTCTCGTTGACTGTGAGGAACGTGGTTGTTCTATTTGCCGCACTACAGAGTTTGAACTAAAATGTCTTCCGTGTGCACATAACGTTTGCACTGAATGTCTCCACAACGTGACGGATGATTTAAGCGGGCGGACACCCTCCGTTTATTGTCCAGTGGATTCAAGTGAATTCCCTTTGAAGAGTATTAATGGTATCGATAGCTTGCCTACCAAGGGTCGTCTGGTCGAGGTCGAGGTATCTAGCGGAATAGATGGATATTTTCTCCACTGGTCGCCAGACATGGGTTCAAACGTGCGTGATGATACCTCAGACAACCCAGAGATGCATGAATTGCTGACGTATACGCAAGAATATCGCAATGACTTGGCTGACACCATAAGAAATATGGAACACGGAATTCAAGCGTCGCTGTCCCTACAAGAGGAAAGAGTTAAAGAAGAAATCCGCAGCACCTCCGAAGCGCTGGTGAAGGTCATTTCAGCTAAAGAACAAGAGCTTTATCAAGAAGTGGACAGAGTCATTGAAGCGGAGAAGAAAGGCGGACAACAGGAAGTTGCAGATTTTGCATTGCAAGCGCATCACATCATTCAGGTTGTAGAGGTGAACCACGCAAAGTTTAAGGAAGGTAGGAGAGATGAATCGTTAATGAAACAAGTGCATACAGAGCTACAAGCGGTCAAGAAACACAAGAGCGTTCTTGACGAAAAACTCAAGTGTGTGAGCgagatttcttttgttccgaATGAATACTGCTTTGAAGCGCCACTCGGAAGGGTAAAGTGTAATCGACCCGCTAAGGAGCAGGAAATTCCTCGCCGAAAAAGCATGGAAGATGGTCCGAGTCGTCGTTCTTCGACTCAAGGACAGCTGAAGAGAAAACCGAGTCAAGTTTTTCGCGTAATCGTCCCCCCAAGTCCTCTGTTAGAGAAGTTTCGTCCCTGGGCGTTGTCGGTCAGCGAGACTGGTCACATTGCTGTGGTTGACCGAGGTAATAATTGTATTCACATTTTCAACCCTAAAGGAGATTTTTTGCGCTACGTAGCTAAGCCGTATGGCAGCAAATCCGTAGAGTTGTATGGCGTGACTTTTGTGTCACGAAACACCTTTGCCCTAGCGGAATATTCGCCGTCGCCCGGAAGTGGGTGCCTTCTTGAGATGAGTATTTCCGGCGAACACCTACGTATAATCGGCAATCTGAAAGGCCCTGCACATGTGACGTCGTTCCCGTCCACTTCAAATGCCTGCAAAAGCGTCATTGCTGTTTATTACACCAACAGCTTCGATTCTCCTGATGTATTTGTCGCAAGGGATGAACAAAAGGTCTGCCTCCCCTTGGGAAGAAATGCATTGAGCCGCCCTCAGAAAGGTGTGTTTTTGAAGGAAAAACTCATCTTTTCCGATAGTAATGAAGTCAGAAATAAAGGCTGCGTTAAAGTTTTCCATTCCGATGGTCGGTTCTCTCACTGTTTTGGAGAGCAACCACTCTGGAACGAGGAGAGCCTGGGTCACCCTTTGCGAATCGCCGCTGATCCGGTAAATTGCTATCTTCTCGTGTACCAACAGTTCAGCAATAGGATGAGAGTCTTTGACGTCACCGGCGCATGCATTTCAGAGTTTGCTACAATATCTGGGCTTCTTGATTTCGCCATTAGCCCTGAAGGCAGACTCATAGGAACATGTAGCAATAACAGTGAATTTCCAAACTCCGTTGTCATTTTATCTTACATGTAG
- the LOC138047083 gene encoding uncharacterized protein isoform X2: MNAMRRKTGENEKRPKTIDQKIQYGLDKSSTANFDDCNVQFLDPRERWRKMSIRGLNETDELQRKNTRIKAHLISDINYNWERIMQDGDRGKPTLRKKEHNKTFRFFGFASRGNKLEWTQERKKKICKRNFQIPTIVVTEAL, from the exons ATGAATG CTATGAGGCGCAAGACGGGAGAAAACGAGAAACGGCCCAAAACTATAGACCAG AAAATTCAGTATGGGTTAGACAAGTCTTCAACGGCGAACTTTGATGACTGCAACGTGCAGTTTCTTGATCCGCGTGAACGATGGAGGAAAATG AGTATACGAGGTCTGAATGAAACAGACGAACTCCAGAGAAAGAACACAAGAATAAAG GCCCATCTTATAAGCGACATCAACTATAACTGGGAGAGGATCATGCAAGATGGCGACAGAGGAAAGCCAACGCTACGAAAGAAAGAACATAACAAGACCTTCCGTTTTTTCGGGTTTGCATCTCGAGGCAACAAATTAGAATGG ACGCaagaaaggaagaagaaaaTATGCAAACGCAACTTTCAGATTCCAACCATCGTTGTTACCGAAGCACTTTGA